A DNA window from Nerophis ophidion isolate RoL-2023_Sa linkage group LG13, RoL_Noph_v1.0, whole genome shotgun sequence contains the following coding sequences:
- the LOC133564302 gene encoding interleukin-10 receptor subunit beta-like isoform X3: MSSNSLNTVLVFLILSGNRVGLAVLNAPRNVRLTSMNMNLVLRWDSPENNTSGILYTTEYKTSVAMYHVGCVNISTLECDFSSLNTPLSLYGRYTGRVCARRGMEVSPWVESNNITMDNDSIIGSPNVLLFSNGATIEIAIKDPAFAVSELRDVYSSATYNITYWKDGQNEKAISIINVLQNRVVLNKLDPSTKYCVKVQINAEGNSKVSKPSSTVCESTTTASIGNLQLVPRLGHADLSQS, encoded by the exons ATGTCCTCAAATTCTTTGAATACTGTCCTGGTGTTCTTGATACTCAGTGGAAACCGAG TGGGTCTGGCGGTGCTCAACGCTCCAAGAAATGTCCGTCTAACTTCCATGAACATGAATTTGGTGCTGAGATGGGATTCACCTGAGAATAATACAAGTGGCATTCTGTACACCACTGAGTACAA GACCTCTGTCGCAATGTACCATGTGGGTTGTGTCAACATTTCAACCCTTGAATGTGACTTCAGCAGCCTTAACACCCCCCTCAGTTTGTATGGAAGGTATACAGGCAGAGTGTGCGCACGGCGAGGGATGGAAGTCTCTCCTTGGGTGGAAAGTAACAATATTACCATGGACAATGATT ccATAATTGGGTCACCCAATGTCCTGCTCTTTTCCAATGGGGCTACAATTGAAATTGCCATTAAAGATCCAGCGTTTGCAGTCTCAGAACTCAGGGACGTCTACAGCAGTGCTACTTACAACATCACTTACTGGAAAGATGGCCAGAACGAAAAG GCAATAAGTATAATCAATGTACTGCAAAACAGAGTGGTTTTGAACAAACTGGACCCCAGCACGAAGTATTGTGTTAAAGTCCAAATCAATGCAGAGGGGAACTCCAAGGTCAGCAAACCAAGCAGTACTGTTTGTGAGAGCACCACCACTG